The Kryptolebias marmoratus isolate JLee-2015 linkage group LG18, ASM164957v2, whole genome shotgun sequence genome includes a region encoding these proteins:
- the si:dkeyp-38g8.5 gene encoding uncharacterized protein si:dkeyp-38g8.5, translating to METMEQQDHSYTNGVCDQINPAEFTYKMSNKEIEDFVKLRISNSYLFSGRKNSSKWAWRAILKHMGLHFKMTHRQASKKWDNMKKKYKELKYPPEGVKVVPEVWSFFSLMDDAMEGRLQGTAPILEALPHNSNNSDFLPASMPKKRRVLNVEFSSVTDLVASEPEMEVSLNGKEEDGEDGEDGEDGEDVTVLERYEEINRILPEVEAGKDRIQQTTKREQPLLQRERALLDREITALDRERALLERERAVMERERVTMERERAVMERERALMEREKSMIEKDRDALLRERLALDKEKARWERFSARNERTENATEDDSKAVDSDAGNGKERFLYLFEKLVENF from the exons CGAGTTCACGTATAAAA TGAGCAATAAAGAAATCGAGGACTTTGTGAAATTGAGGATTTCAAATAGTTATCTTTTCTCTGGAAGGAAAAATAGCTCAAAATGGGCTTGGAg AGCTATCCTGAAACATATGGGATTGCATTTTAAGATGACCCATCGTCAAGCATCCAAAAAGTGGGATAACATGAAGAAGAAATATAAG GAGTTAAAGTATCCTCCAGAGGGGGTGAAAGTCGTTCCTGAAGTCTGGTCTTTTTTCTCCCTGATGGATGACGCCATGGAGGGTCGGCTGCAGGGCACGGCCCCCATCCTCGAGGCCCTTCcccacaacagcaacaacagcgATTTCTTACCCGCGTCGATGCCCAAAAAGAGAAGGGTCTTAAATGTGGAGTTCTCTTCTGTTACAGATTTGGTTGCTAGTGAGCCAGAGATGGAGGTTTCGCTAAATGGAAAAGAGGAGGACGGGGAGGATGGGGAGGATGGGGAGGATGGGGAGGACGTGACGGTGCTGGAAAGATACGAGGAGATAAACCGCATCTTACCAGAGGTGGAGGCCGGGAAGGACCGTATACAGCAGACGACTAAAAGGGAGCAGCCGCTGCTTCAAAGAGAGAGGGCCTTGCTGGACAGAGAGATCACGGCTCTGGATCGAGAACGAGCCTTGCTGGAGAGGGAACGGGCCGTGATGGAGAGGGAGAGGGTGACGATGGAGAGGGAGAGAGCGGTGATGGAGAGGGAGAGGGCGTTGATGGAGAGGGAGAAGTCGATGATTGAGAAGGACAGAGACGCTTTGCTCAGGGAGCGCCTGGCTCTGGACAAAGAAAAGGCGAGATGGGAGAGGTTTTCTGCCCGAAATGAAAGGACTGAGAACGCCACAGAAGACGACAGCAAGGCGGTGGACTCAGATGCTGGAAACGGGAAAGAGAGAttcctttatttgtttgaaaaacttgtggaaaacttttaa